The Collimonas sp. PA-H2 genome contains a region encoding:
- a CDS encoding electron transfer flavoprotein subunit alpha/FixB family protein — protein MTALVIAEHDNASLKGSTLNTVTAASQCGGDVHVLVAGSNCGAAAQAAAQLAGVSKVLVADAAYFADGLAENVAEQVLALAAAYSHILAPATAYGKNILPRVAAKLDVGQISEITKVDSPDTFERPIYAGNAIATVQSSDAVKVITVRTTGFDAAAGGGSAAVENIAAAADFGKSAFVSRELAKSDRPELTAAKIIVSGGRGMGSAENFKILEPLADKLNAAMGASRAAVDAGFVPNDWQVGQTGKIVAPQLYIAVGISGAIQHLAGMKDSKVIVAINKDEEAPIFSVADYGIVGDLFEIVPQLVAELG, from the coding sequence ATGACAGCCTTAGTCATCGCTGAACACGATAATGCCTCGTTAAAAGGCAGCACTCTCAATACCGTTACCGCCGCCAGCCAATGCGGCGGCGACGTCCACGTGCTGGTCGCCGGCAGCAACTGCGGCGCCGCCGCGCAAGCCGCCGCCCAGCTGGCCGGCGTCAGCAAAGTACTGGTCGCCGATGCGGCTTATTTCGCCGACGGCCTGGCGGAGAACGTCGCCGAGCAAGTATTGGCCCTGGCTGCGGCCTACAGCCACATCCTGGCGCCGGCTACCGCCTACGGCAAGAACATCCTGCCGCGCGTAGCCGCCAAGCTGGACGTCGGCCAGATTTCCGAAATCACCAAGGTCGACAGCCCAGACACTTTCGAGCGTCCGATCTATGCCGGCAATGCGATCGCCACCGTGCAATCGAGCGACGCGGTGAAAGTCATCACCGTCCGCACCACCGGTTTCGACGCGGCTGCCGGCGGTGGTTCCGCTGCCGTGGAAAACATTGCTGCAGCAGCCGACTTCGGCAAATCGGCCTTCGTTTCGCGCGAACTGGCGAAGTCGGACCGTCCTGAGCTGACCGCCGCCAAGATCATCGTTTCCGGCGGCCGCGGCATGGGCTCGGCGGAAAACTTCAAGATCCTGGAACCGCTGGCCGACAAGCTCAACGCAGCGATGGGCGCCTCGCGCGCCGCGGTCGATGCCGGCTTTGTGCCGAACGACTGGCAGGTCGGCCAGACCGGCAAGATCGTCGCCCCGCAGCTGTACATCGCCGTCGGCATTTCCGGCGCGATCCAGCATCTGGCCGGGATGAAGGATTCCAAGGTCATCGTCGCCATCAACAAGGATGAAGAAGCGCCGATTTTCTCGGTGGCGGATTACGGCATTGTCGGCGACCTGTTCGAGATCGTGCCGCAACTGGTGGCTGAGCTGGGTTAA
- a CDS encoding electron transfer flavoprotein subunit beta/FixA family protein — MKVLVPVKRVVDYNVKVRVKSDGSGVDIANVKMSMNPFDEIAVEEATRLKEGGKVTEVIAISCGVAQCQETLRTAMAIGADRGILVDTADTDLQPLAVAKLLKAVADKEQPQLIILGKQAIDDDCNQTGQMLAALLGWPQATFASKVMLEDGKVIVTREVDGGLETIALTLPAIITTDLRLNEPRYVTLPNIMKAKKKTLDVFKPADLGVDVTPRLKTLKVVEPAKRSAGIKVPDVATLVAKLKNEAKVL, encoded by the coding sequence ATGAAAGTATTAGTACCAGTCAAGCGTGTCGTCGACTACAACGTCAAGGTGCGGGTCAAGTCCGACGGCAGCGGTGTAGATATTGCCAACGTCAAGATGTCGATGAATCCGTTTGACGAAATCGCGGTGGAAGAAGCCACGCGCCTGAAAGAAGGCGGCAAGGTCACTGAAGTGATCGCGATTTCCTGTGGCGTCGCGCAATGCCAGGAAACCCTGCGCACCGCGATGGCGATCGGCGCCGACCGCGGCATCCTGGTCGATACCGCAGACACCGACCTGCAGCCGCTGGCAGTGGCGAAACTGCTGAAGGCCGTGGCCGACAAGGAACAGCCGCAATTGATCATCCTCGGCAAGCAGGCGATCGACGACGATTGCAACCAGACTGGCCAGATGCTGGCCGCGCTGCTGGGCTGGCCGCAAGCGACTTTCGCATCCAAGGTGATGCTGGAAGACGGCAAGGTGATTGTGACGCGCGAAGTCGACGGCGGCCTGGAAACCATCGCCCTGACGCTGCCGGCGATCATCACCACCGACTTGCGCCTGAACGAACCGCGCTACGTGACGCTGCCGAACATCATGAAAGCCAAGAAGAAAACCCTGGACGTGTTCAAACCGGCCGATCTGGGTGTGGACGTGACGCCGCGCCTGAAGACACTGAAAGTGGTGGAGCCTGCCAAGCGCAGCGCCGGCATCAAGGTGCCTGACGTAGCAACGCTGGTCGCCAAGCTGAAGAACGAAGCCAAGGTCCTGTAA
- the rplS gene encoding 50S ribosomal protein L19, with the protein MDLIQQLEQEEIARLAKNIPEFAPGDTVIVSVNVVEGTRKRAQAYEGVVISRRNRGLNSNFIVRKISSGEGVERTFQLYSPLIASIEVKRRGDVRRAKLYYLRERSGKSARIKEKLPQRRNTAKAAPAAE; encoded by the coding sequence ATGGACTTGATCCAACAACTTGAGCAAGAAGAAATTGCTCGTCTTGCCAAAAATATCCCTGAATTCGCACCAGGCGATACAGTCATCGTCAGCGTCAACGTGGTCGAAGGCACGCGCAAGCGCGCCCAGGCTTACGAAGGCGTCGTGATTTCGCGTCGTAACCGTGGTTTGAACTCCAACTTCATCGTCCGTAAGATTTCTTCCGGCGAAGGCGTTGAGCGTACATTCCAGCTGTACTCGCCATTGATCGCTTCGATCGAAGTCAAGCGTCGCGGCGATGTCCGTCGCGCCAAGCTGTACTACCTGCGTGAGCGTTCCGGTAAATCGGCGCGTATCAAGGAAAAACTGCCACAACGTCGCAACACTGCAAAGGCTGCACCAGCAGCTGAGTAA
- a CDS encoding CobD/CbiB family protein: MTFLSILFALLIEQLKPLRADNPVYAWVKHFASRIEALFNAGQARQGRLGWFCVILALTVPTALIYWLCVHIGAWAALLWNILMVYLTLGFRHYSHYFSSIQLALNSGDEATARTLLAEWAKIDTTDMDVSEISRIAVEKALITTHRHVFGVFFWFLMPVGPACAVMYRIAEYLARGWNEPDHMRNENFGRFAAQAFYWIDWIPARLTAAAFAVVGNFEDAIYAWRNFAGRWKNETDGIILSTGGGAMGVLLGTPLETAAVILPADASTVDSTAMDGDSPPGDLPTPRALQSTVGLVWRALLLWMFLLLLLSVAVWLG, translated from the coding sequence ATGACATTTCTCTCTATTCTGTTTGCATTGCTGATCGAGCAACTCAAGCCGCTCCGTGCGGACAATCCCGTGTATGCGTGGGTGAAGCATTTCGCAAGCAGGATAGAAGCTTTGTTCAATGCCGGCCAGGCGCGCCAGGGCCGGCTGGGCTGGTTCTGCGTGATCCTGGCGCTGACCGTGCCGACCGCGCTGATCTATTGGCTATGCGTGCATATCGGCGCCTGGGCGGCGCTGCTGTGGAATATCCTGATGGTCTATCTGACCCTCGGTTTCCGCCACTACAGCCATTATTTCAGCTCGATCCAGCTGGCGCTCAACAGTGGCGACGAAGCTACCGCGCGCACCTTGCTGGCGGAGTGGGCCAAGATCGACACCACCGATATGGACGTCAGCGAGATCTCGCGCATTGCTGTGGAGAAGGCGCTGATCACTACCCACCGCCACGTGTTCGGCGTGTTTTTCTGGTTCCTGATGCCGGTCGGACCGGCCTGTGCCGTCATGTACCGCATCGCGGAATACCTGGCGCGCGGCTGGAACGAGCCCGACCATATGCGCAACGAAAATTTCGGTCGTTTTGCAGCCCAAGCCTTTTACTGGATAGACTGGATCCCGGCGCGCCTGACGGCGGCGGCGTTTGCCGTGGTCGGCAATTTCGAAGATGCAATTTACGCTTGGCGCAATTTCGCCGGGCGTTGGAAAAACGAAACCGACGGCATCATCCTTTCCACTGGCGGCGGCGCCATGGGCGTACTGCTCGGTACACCGCTGGAAACCGCCGCGGTGATCCTGCCGGCGGACGCATCGACCGTCGATTCGACCGCCATGGACGGTGACAGCCCGCCAGGCGACCTGCCTACGCCGCGCGCGCTGCAGAGCACGGTCGGCCTGGTGTGGCGCGCCTTGCTGCTGTGGATGTTCTTATTGCTATTGTTGTCAGTTGCAGTCTGGCTGGGATAA
- a CDS encoding acyl-CoA dehydrogenase gives MSYVAPLKDMLFVLNELAGLEQVSTLPGCEDATPETVEAVLQENAKFCSEVVAPLNRSGDQEPSYWHDGEVTTSKGFKEAFKAFAEAGWQGVQHPVEFGGQGLPKLVATPCIEMLNAANLSFALCPLLSDGAIEALLTAGSDEQKRIYLENLVSGKWTGTMNLTEPQAGSDLALVRTRAVPQGDGTYKISGTKIFITYGEHDMAENIVHLVLARTPNAPEGVKGISLFIVPKFMVNADGTPGARNDVHCVSLEHKLGIKASPTAVLQFGDHGGAVGTLVGQENRGLEYMFIMMNAARFAVGLQGISVAERAYQKAVGYAKDRVQSRDLAGSAGAVTIIHQPDVRRMLMSMRSQIEAARALAYVTAAAHDAAHHHTDEATRKANQAFYEYMVPVVKGWSTEISIDVASTGVQIHGGMGFIEETGAAQFYRDARILTIYEGTTAIQANDLIGRKTARDGGAVAKAIIAQVRATQAELAGSGAADLVAIGKQLASGADALEQVVSYVVDNLKSDIKGVFAGSVPYLKLAGIVLGGWQLGRAALVAKRKLAEGAGDSGFYQAKIGTARFFAEHILSQAEAYRISVVDGSSGVMALTEDQF, from the coding sequence ATGAGTTATGTCGCCCCGTTGAAAGACATGCTGTTCGTATTGAACGAACTGGCCGGTCTGGAGCAGGTCAGCACGCTGCCCGGTTGCGAAGACGCGACCCCGGAAACCGTGGAAGCAGTGTTGCAAGAGAATGCCAAGTTTTGCAGTGAGGTAGTGGCGCCCCTGAACCGTAGCGGCGATCAGGAGCCAAGCTATTGGCACGATGGCGAAGTCACTACCAGCAAGGGTTTCAAGGAAGCCTTCAAGGCGTTTGCCGAAGCCGGCTGGCAGGGCGTGCAGCATCCGGTCGAGTTCGGCGGCCAGGGCTTGCCGAAGCTGGTGGCGACGCCTTGCATCGAGATGCTGAATGCAGCCAATCTTTCCTTCGCTCTGTGCCCGCTGTTGAGCGACGGCGCGATCGAAGCGCTGCTGACCGCCGGCAGCGACGAGCAAAAGCGCATCTATCTGGAAAACCTGGTGTCCGGCAAATGGACCGGCACCATGAACCTGACCGAGCCGCAAGCTGGTTCCGACCTGGCGCTGGTGCGTACCCGTGCCGTGCCGCAGGGCGACGGTACTTACAAGATTTCCGGCACCAAGATTTTCATCACCTACGGTGAACACGATATGGCGGAAAATATCGTGCACCTAGTGCTGGCGCGCACTCCGAACGCACCGGAAGGCGTGAAGGGCATCTCGCTGTTCATCGTGCCGAAATTCATGGTCAACGCCGACGGTACGCCGGGCGCGCGCAACGACGTCCATTGCGTCTCGCTGGAACACAAGCTCGGCATCAAGGCCAGCCCGACCGCGGTGCTGCAGTTCGGCGACCATGGCGGCGCGGTCGGCACCCTGGTCGGCCAGGAAAACCGCGGCCTCGAATACATGTTCATCATGATGAACGCGGCGCGTTTTGCTGTCGGCCTGCAAGGCATCAGCGTGGCAGAGCGGGCTTATCAAAAAGCCGTGGGATACGCCAAGGACCGAGTGCAGTCGCGCGACCTGGCCGGCTCGGCAGGCGCCGTGACCATCATCCATCAGCCGGATGTGCGGCGGATGCTGATGAGCATGCGCTCGCAGATCGAAGCGGCGCGCGCACTGGCCTACGTCACCGCGGCGGCGCACGACGCCGCCCATCACCACACAGATGAAGCAACCCGCAAAGCCAACCAGGCGTTCTATGAATACATGGTGCCGGTAGTCAAGGGCTGGTCGACCGAGATCTCGATCGACGTGGCCTCTACCGGCGTGCAGATCCACGGCGGCATGGGCTTCATCGAAGAAACCGGCGCTGCGCAGTTCTATCGCGATGCGCGGATCCTGACGATTTACGAAGGCACCACGGCGATCCAGGCCAACGACCTGATCGGCCGCAAGACCGCACGCGACGGCGGCGCTGTCGCCAAGGCGATCATCGCCCAGGTACGCGCTACCCAGGCGGAACTGGCGGGCAGCGGTGCGGCCGACCTGGTGGCGATCGGCAAGCAGCTGGCCAGCGGCGCCGATGCGCTGGAGCAGGTGGTCAGCTATGTGGTCGACAACCTGAAAAGCGATATCAAGGGTGTGTTTGCCGGCAGCGTGCCGTACCTGAAGCTGGCCGGCATCGTGCTGGGCGGCTGGCAGCTCGGCCGTGCGGCGCTGGTGGCAAAGCGCAAGCTGGCCGAGGGCGCCGGCGACAGCGGCTTCTACCAGGCCAAGATCGGCACGGCGCGTTTCTTTGCCGAGCATATCCTGTCCCAGGCCGAGGCTTACCGCATCTCGGTAGTCGACGGCAGCAGCGGCGTGATGGCGCTGACGGAAGATCAGTTCTGA
- a CDS encoding NINE protein codes for MTSPHKNKTLTTFLATVFGSIGLHRFYLKGFSDIWGWLHLSSLPISLLAYWLWGKDQQAAFLFGPLIVSGLIAFLESLLIGLTPDEKWDARYNADSGRQSDSSWFVVLLVVLTLGIGAIGLIGAIARTFDLMYTGGAYG; via the coding sequence ATGACATCACCCCACAAGAACAAGACACTCACCACTTTCCTCGCTACTGTATTCGGCAGCATTGGCCTGCACCGGTTTTACCTGAAGGGATTCAGCGATATCTGGGGCTGGCTGCATCTTTCTTCCTTGCCAATTTCGCTGCTGGCTTACTGGCTATGGGGCAAGGATCAGCAGGCCGCATTCCTGTTCGGACCATTGATTGTTTCCGGATTGATTGCCTTTCTGGAATCGCTGCTCATCGGCCTGACCCCGGATGAGAAGTGGGACGCCAGATACAATGCCGATTCCGGCCGACAATCGGACTCCAGCTGGTTTGTGGTCCTGCTGGTGGTGCTGACCCTGGGCATAGGCGCGATTGGCCTGATCGGCGCGATTGCGCGCACCTTCGACCTGATGTACACCGGCGGCGCCTACGGCTGA
- the trmD gene encoding tRNA (guanosine(37)-N1)-methyltransferase TrmD has translation MQFDVVTLFPEMFAALTQSGVTRRAFEQKRCELALWNPRDFTTDNHRTVDDRPYGGGPGMVMMAKPLEAALEAAKARQLQQSLPAPRVIYLSPQGQPLTHQRVMELRSERGLVLLCGRYEAVDQRLLDRCVDEEISLGDFVLSGGELPAMALMDAVIRQLPGVLNDGASAVEDSFVNGLLDCPHYTRPEQYEGVPVPPVLMGGHHAEIEKWRRQQMLSATARKRPDLIQKIRAAGLLSAADEKFLRNMG, from the coding sequence ATGCAATTTGATGTCGTCACTCTGTTTCCCGAAATGTTTGCCGCATTGACGCAGTCGGGCGTGACCCGGCGCGCGTTTGAACAGAAAAGATGTGAGCTGGCGTTGTGGAATCCGCGTGATTTCACTACCGACAATCATCGTACCGTGGACGACCGGCCTTATGGCGGCGGGCCTGGCATGGTGATGATGGCAAAGCCGCTGGAAGCTGCGCTGGAGGCAGCCAAGGCGCGCCAGCTGCAGCAAAGCCTGCCGGCGCCAAGGGTGATCTATCTGTCGCCGCAAGGCCAGCCATTGACGCATCAGCGCGTCATGGAATTGCGTAGCGAGCGGGGTCTGGTATTGCTGTGCGGCCGTTATGAAGCGGTCGATCAGCGCTTGCTGGACCGTTGCGTGGATGAAGAAATCAGCCTCGGCGATTTCGTTCTGTCCGGCGGCGAACTGCCGGCGATGGCCTTGATGGATGCGGTAATCCGGCAATTGCCGGGCGTATTGAATGATGGCGCTTCGGCGGTCGAGGACAGTTTTGTCAATGGCTTGCTGGATTGTCCGCATTACACCCGGCCGGAGCAGTATGAAGGCGTGCCGGTGCCGCCGGTCTTGATGGGCGGCCATCACGCCGAGATTGAAAAATGGCGGCGTCAGCAAATGCTGTCGGCAACCGCGAGGAAGCGCCCGGATCTGATTCAAAAGATACGCGCAGCAGGCTTGCTCAGCGCCGCAGATGAAAAGTTTTTACGGAATATGGGCTGA
- the rpsP gene encoding 30S ribosomal protein S16, translated as MVVIRLSRGGAKKRPFYNIVATDSRNRRDGRFIERIGFYNPVASGAEETFRIAQDRLTHWQGVGAQMSPTVARLVADAAKKTAA; from the coding sequence ATGGTCGTTATTCGTTTATCCCGTGGTGGCGCAAAGAAGCGTCCTTTTTACAACATCGTAGCTACTGATTCGCGCAATCGCCGTGACGGTCGCTTCATCGAGCGCATCGGTTTTTACAATCCGGTAGCGTCCGGTGCTGAAGAGACTTTCCGTATTGCTCAGGACCGCCTGACGCATTGGCAAGGTGTTGGCGCGCAAATGTCGCCGACAGTTGCACGTCTGGTTGCTGACGCTGCCAAGAAAACTGCAGCTTAA
- a CDS encoding CoA pyrophosphatase — protein MVKLTFDPLMLPVDAVAGESALAPERMSAAWLRKRFAHQPEWHPENMDSQAILRMSPGKPVTPASVLIPIVMHEEQPTLLFTQRSAHLTDHAGQVSFPGGRMEQSDASPIETALREAEEEIGLARSQVEVIGSLPEYFTGTGYRITPVVCLVNPPVNLRADPNEVAEIFEVPLAFLMDGLNHQLRSIDLPDGYRRTFYAMPYERFFIWGATAAMLRNLFHFLRA, from the coding sequence TTGGTTAAATTGACTTTCGATCCCTTGATGCTGCCGGTCGATGCCGTCGCCGGCGAGTCTGCACTGGCGCCGGAAAGGATGAGTGCGGCATGGCTGCGCAAGCGCTTTGCGCACCAGCCGGAATGGCATCCCGAGAACATGGACAGCCAGGCCATCCTGCGCATGTCGCCGGGCAAGCCGGTGACGCCTGCCTCGGTGCTGATCCCCATCGTCATGCATGAAGAGCAGCCGACCTTGCTGTTCACCCAGCGCTCCGCCCACCTGACCGATCACGCCGGCCAGGTGAGTTTTCCGGGCGGGCGGATGGAGCAGAGCGATGCCTCGCCGATAGAGACAGCCCTGCGCGAAGCTGAAGAAGAGATCGGCCTGGCGCGCAGCCAGGTCGAGGTGATCGGCAGCTTGCCGGAATATTTTACCGGCACCGGCTATCGCATCACGCCGGTGGTGTGCCTGGTCAATCCGCCGGTGAACTTGCGCGCCGATCCCAATGAAGTGGCGGAAATCTTCGAGGTGCCGCTGGCCTTTCTGATGGATGGCTTGAATCATCAATTGCGCAGCATCGATCTGCCCGATGGTTATCGCCGGACTTTTTATGCAATGCCTTACGAACGCTTCTTCATCTGGGGCGCAACCGCCGCCATGCTGAGAAACCTGTTTCATTTTTTGCGCGCCTAG
- the rimM gene encoding ribosome maturation factor RimM (Essential for efficient processing of 16S rRNA) gives MSTTAQTGAAIPSDLVVVGYITGAYGINGWVRIKPYSADADALLNAKTWWLGRQNSPELRDVDMLQAKNHSGDIVARLMGVAGRDAAEAMKGTVVHIPRSHFPALDDDEFYWVDLIGSVVDNLQGEHLGVVADLMDNGAHPILRITVPAVEGQDKAAPELLIPFVEQFVKTVDQAAKKITVDWGLDY, from the coding sequence ATGTCGACCACAGCACAAACCGGGGCAGCAATACCTTCGGATCTGGTGGTGGTCGGTTACATTACCGGCGCTTACGGTATCAATGGCTGGGTGCGGATAAAACCGTATTCGGCGGATGCAGATGCGTTGTTGAACGCCAAGACATGGTGGCTGGGCCGGCAGAATTCGCCGGAACTGCGCGATGTCGACATGCTGCAGGCGAAGAACCACAGTGGCGACATTGTGGCGCGCCTGATGGGCGTGGCAGGGCGCGATGCAGCCGAGGCCATGAAGGGCACCGTGGTGCACATTCCACGCAGCCATTTCCCGGCGCTTGACGACGATGAATTCTATTGGGTCGACCTGATCGGCTCGGTGGTTGACAATCTGCAGGGCGAGCATCTGGGCGTGGTGGCTGACCTGATGGACAACGGCGCGCATCCGATTCTTCGGATTACCGTGCCGGCAGTCGAGGGTCAGGACAAGGCAGCACCGGAATTATTGATCCCCTTCGTTGAGCAGTTCGTCAAGACGGTGGATCAGGCTGCAAAGAAAATCACGGTTGACTGGGGCCTGGATTATTGA